The following are encoded in a window of Oscillatoria sp. FACHB-1406 genomic DNA:
- a CDS encoding nucleotidyltransferase family protein, translating to MTLSTAQPVRKKESSIAIIILAAGASTRMGKAKQLLEYNGRSLIQHAVEVATASVCHPVIVVLGAYCDRIKPEIAASVKTIENPLWHQGMGTSIRMGIETLSRSYSQTEAAILMLCDQPFVSPHLIEQLIDVYRTTSAPIVASEYTQVIGVPALFDRSFFTQLTALSGDMGARKIIQKYIRQVARVSFPQGIIDIDTPHDYSSAIAKVSNTN from the coding sequence ATGACGCTTTCTACTGCTCAGCCCGTGAGAAAAAAGGAATCATCCATCGCAATTATCATCCTAGCTGCGGGGGCTTCAACCCGTATGGGAAAAGCAAAACAACTGCTCGAATATAACGGACGAAGTTTGATTCAACACGCCGTTGAGGTAGCAACTGCATCGGTTTGTCATCCCGTTATTGTTGTTCTTGGAGCCTATTGCGATCGCATTAAACCAGAGATAGCTGCATCGGTAAAAACGATTGAAAATCCACTTTGGCATCAGGGAATGGGTACGTCAATTCGGATGGGAATAGAAACCCTAAGTAGAAGCTATTCTCAAACGGAAGCAGCGATATTAATGTTGTGCGACCAACCTTTTGTATCTCCTCATTTAATTGAGCAACTAATTGACGTTTATCGAACAACTTCTGCGCCTATTGTTGCTTCAGAATATACTCAAGTTATAGGCGTTCCTGCTTTATTCGATCGCTCTTTTTTTACTCAACTAACTGCCCTCAGTGGCGATATGGGTGCGAGAAAAATCATTCAAAAGTATATTCGACAAGTTGCACGAGTTTCGTTCCCTCAAGGAATCATTGATATCGATACTCCTCATGATTACAGCAGTGCGATCGCGAAGGTTTCTAATACTAATTAG